Proteins from a single region of Acidimicrobiales bacterium:
- a CDS encoding SDR family NAD(P)-dependent oxidoreductase: protein MEIKGSRAVIVGGASGMARASAELLRSKGASVAILDLPTSGGAEVAAGLEATFHPLDVMDEGTVEAALSEAVAVLGGLDIAVNTAGGGIAKRTLTKEGPHPLDQFRRVIELNLVATFNLNRLQAFHMSSNEPNDDGERGVIIDTSSIAAFEGQIGQVAYTAAKAGIAGMMLTMARDLGSLGIRVVAIAPSLFATGITKGIPDQFADVLTKDAAFPKRMGRPEEYARLVQAIVETPMLNGSTIRLDAGQRFGPK from the coding sequence ATGGAGATCAAGGGGAGCCGCGCGGTAATCGTCGGCGGCGCTTCGGGCATGGCGCGGGCGTCTGCCGAGCTGCTTCGTTCGAAGGGCGCTTCGGTCGCGATCCTCGATCTTCCGACCTCTGGGGGAGCAGAGGTCGCTGCCGGCCTCGAGGCGACGTTCCACCCGCTCGACGTGATGGACGAAGGGACAGTCGAAGCGGCCCTTTCCGAAGCGGTAGCTGTGCTCGGCGGCCTCGACATAGCCGTGAACACGGCCGGCGGAGGCATCGCCAAGCGAACTCTCACTAAGGAGGGCCCACACCCGCTGGACCAGTTCCGGCGGGTCATCGAGCTCAACCTTGTCGCCACCTTCAACCTCAACCGGTTGCAGGCGTTCCACATGTCGAGCAATGAGCCAAACGACGACGGTGAGCGTGGCGTCATCATCGACACCTCCTCGATCGCCGCTTTTGAAGGGCAGATCGGCCAGGTTGCCTACACCGCCGCCAAGGCGGGAATCGCAGGGATGATGCTCACGATGGCGCGCGACCTCGGCAGCCTGGGCATCAGGGTCGTTGCGATAGCACCGAGCCTCTTCGCCACCGGGATCACCAAGGGCATCCCGGATCAGTTCGCGGACGTTCTGACCAAGGACGCCGCATTCCCGAAGCGCATGGGCCGCCCAGAGGAATACGCCCGGCTGGTTCAGGCGATCGTGGAGACCCCGATGCTCAACGGCTCGACCATCCGCTTGGATGCGGGGCAACGGTTCGGCCCTAAATGA